The window CCGACGATTCCGTTGGCGAGATCGCTCTCACGGGCGACGGCAAACAGTTGGCCGTGGCCAACGATGACAAAATTCAGATCCTCGATCCCAGCACCGGTAACGTGATTCGCACGCTCACCGACCATGCCCACACGGTGGGCGATCTGGCTTGGAATCGTGATCAAACGTTGCTCGCCAGTACCGACGACGACAAGCAAGTGTTGATTCATGATGCCGAGGGCAAACTGGTCAAGAAGATCGCGGGGCATCGCGACACGGTCACGAGCCTGATCTTCATGCCCGGGGGAAAACGCGTCGTCACCGCGAGTGTCGACGGCAGCGTTATCAGTTGGGAGATTGCGACCGGTAAACCGTTTAAGGAATTTAAGGGCTACACCGGAACCGTGGGCTCGCTCGCGGTTCGCCCCGACACGAAGTGGCTGGCCGCTGGTAGCTCGGATGGCAGCGTGACCATTTGGGAGAGCTTTTCCGGCAAGCTCCTGAAAAAATGGCAAGCCGCGCACGAGGACTCGGTCTCAGCCGTCATCTTCAGTCCCGACAATCAATGGCTGCTGACGAGCGGAGAAAATTCAGTCGCCAAAGTTTGGGACGCGAGCACCGGCAAGTTGATCACCGATTTGGCAACAATAGGCCACGTTCAGTCGTGGTCGTTCGACAACAGCGGCGACCGCTTGTTCTGTGGCGCGATGGGATATGTCAGTGTTCTCGACTGGAAAGAGTTGAAAACACTGGCTACGAAAAAATAGCAAAGGCAGCGGCCGCGATTAATCAAACATCCCGTAACGCACGATGCACCACAGTGCATTGAAGAGATCCTTCACGCCGATCTTTTTGCCTTCGGCGTAGCTGCGGGCGTTGTAGCTGATTGGCACTTCAGTGAAGCGGACCTTGCGGCGACCGAGCTTGGCAGTGACTTCCGGTTCGAAGCCGAAGCGGTTCTGCTGGATTTCGAATTTCGTCAGCACTTCGCGCTTGAAGGCTTTGTAGCAAGTTTCCATGTCGGTCAACTTGAGGCCGGTGGTGACATTCGAGGCGAACGTCAGGGCCCAGTTGCCGAAGCGGTGGATCAGCGATTTGTCGTGCGGTTTCTCATGCAAGAATCGCGAGCCGTACACCACGTCGGCTTCGCCAGCGAGGATCGGCTTGAGGAGCGGCAGGATGTCGCGCGGGTCGTATTCGAGATCGGCGTCTTGCACGATCACAATGTCGCCCGTCGCGTGCTTGAAGCCGGTGCGGAGGGCAGCGCCTTTCCCTTCGTTCTGTTGCTTGAAGATC is drawn from Anatilimnocola floriformis and contains these coding sequences:
- a CDS encoding WD40 domain-containing protein; amino-acid sequence: MNSSIAHWLLLGGLFLLPNVSQAREWQDATGAFKVEADLLGVVEDRVKLQKPDGSTIEVPLAKLSAKDQTFVKEWQTAKPQVALIAKLSDKEEKMRRKVLYDLMELKLPVAETLPHLIRAAEDSDLNLADPAMHYLSEMGTVARPALPALERIAARPDKNGFTMAAEWAIFNIRYRLQHFGASGAEMHGMAVLPDGKSVIASGTGRGESSLNHWDLTTGKLIREFKLPDDSVGEIALTGDGKQLAVANDDKIQILDPSTGNVIRTLTDHAHTVGDLAWNRDQTLLASTDDDKQVLIHDAEGKLVKKIAGHRDTVTSLIFMPGGKRVVTASVDGSVISWEIATGKPFKEFKGYTGTVGSLAVRPDTKWLAAGSSDGSVTIWESFSGKLLKKWQAAHEDSVSAVIFSPDNQWLLTSGENSVAKVWDASTGKLITDLATIGHVQSWSFDNSGDRLFCGAMGYVSVLDWKELKTLATKK
- a CDS encoding glycosyltransferase family 2 protein translates to MSDLFASTIYTTVTPLTIGGHPVPNNVPSGVDESRPGGDNRSSCTPLSDMLPKPTNYDIPPLDYTLPAGFKLSVVIPAYNEERTICEILARVAALPVPKEIIVVDDCSRDQTRSILQELDAAGDLHAIFKQQNEGKGAALRTGFKHATGDIVIVQDADLEYDPRDILPLLKPILAGEADVVYGSRFLHEKPHDKSLIHRFGNWALTFASNVTTGLKLTDMETCYKAFKREVLTKFEIQQNRFGFEPEVTAKLGRRKVRFTEVPISYNARSYAEGKKIGVKDLFNALWCIVRYGMFD